A genome region from Nitrospira sp. includes the following:
- a CDS encoding PAS domain S-box protein → MSTSPTHILLVEDNVRDARLLRELLADTGPDRFTLRHVEQLDAGIRCLTQATFDIILLDLWLPDSQGAETLVKMHAAAQGIPIVLMTGLEDEELGLQLIQAGAQDYLVKGQVTAALLTRALTYAVERKRLVEQFRANTNFLQSVLDNMAEGVVMADHKGEFQVWNKAAERILGSGPTDVGIGKWSEHYALFLPDKITPYPAEDLPLARAIRGESVTDALLALRRPDRHEVVWLSVSTRPLLNETGHLTGGVAVFRDITAAKQTEEALRDSEERFRAIMDHSPALIFIKDLAGRYLQANRQFETISHLSPENLVGKTDEEIFPPEQAAAFRGNDRKVFETGEPMRFEESALHDDGLHTSIVVKFPLRNVQNHCYALCGIATDITDRQRAEEARQRLAKDWLLLLESTGEGIYGIDRQGRCTFINSAAARMLGYLPDELLGQDMHERIHHSFQDGRAYPHSDCRIEETLEYGKGQKVDDEVYWRKDGTAFQIEYSSFPVLEQNRITGAVVVFLDITARKRAEQQLTFSHDQLRKLSARLESVREEERIFIAREIHDELGQALTGVKLELCLLRDQISDVSPAMLPRLESISTLVDGTIQSVRRIATELRPVVLDQLGLIPAIEWQAHEFQTRTGIQCTLDVCLRAVTLSHAGSTAMFRIFQEILTNVARHAQASVVHITLQEQAGSLVLEVRDNGRGVTDAELSDPRSLGLVGMRERALLLGGETLFSWSPGRGTTVRVRIPLDQP, encoded by the coding sequence GTGAGCACCAGTCCCACACATATCTTGTTGGTGGAAGACAATGTCCGAGATGCTCGTCTGCTGCGAGAGCTCTTGGCGGACACCGGTCCCGACCGGTTTACCCTCAGGCATGTCGAGCAACTCGATGCCGGCATCCGATGCCTGACTCAGGCCACGTTCGACATCATTCTTCTGGATCTCTGGTTGCCGGACAGCCAAGGGGCGGAGACGCTCGTCAAGATGCACGCGGCAGCGCAGGGAATTCCGATCGTGCTGATGACCGGCTTAGAAGATGAAGAATTGGGACTGCAGCTCATCCAGGCGGGAGCCCAGGACTATCTCGTAAAAGGACAAGTCACGGCAGCACTCCTGACCCGCGCCCTGACATACGCCGTCGAACGCAAGCGGTTGGTGGAACAATTCCGGGCAAACACGAATTTCCTTCAATCCGTGCTGGACAATATGGCTGAAGGCGTGGTGATGGCCGACCACAAGGGGGAGTTCCAAGTATGGAACAAAGCCGCCGAACGGATCCTGGGAAGCGGCCCAACTGATGTGGGCATTGGCAAATGGTCCGAACATTACGCGCTCTTCCTCCCGGACAAGATCACTCCCTATCCAGCGGAAGATTTGCCGCTGGCAAGGGCGATCCGCGGAGAATCCGTCACCGACGCCTTGCTCGCTCTCCGTCGGCCGGATCGTCACGAAGTGGTCTGGCTCAGTGTCAGTACCCGACCCTTGTTGAATGAAACCGGACACCTGACCGGAGGCGTCGCCGTATTTCGCGACATCACGGCAGCCAAGCAGACCGAGGAGGCCCTACGGGACAGCGAAGAACGGTTCAGAGCGATTATGGACCATAGCCCAGCCCTGATTTTCATCAAAGACCTCGCCGGACGCTATCTCCAGGCAAACCGACAATTTGAAACCATTTCCCATCTGTCCCCAGAGAATCTCGTCGGCAAAACCGACGAGGAAATCTTCCCTCCTGAACAAGCCGCCGCATTTCGCGGCAACGACCGCAAGGTCTTCGAGACCGGAGAACCCATGCGATTCGAAGAATCGGCGCTCCATGACGACGGCCTCCACACCAGCATCGTCGTCAAGTTTCCCCTGCGCAATGTCCAGAATCACTGCTACGCTTTGTGCGGCATCGCAACCGATATTACGGACCGACAGCGAGCCGAAGAAGCCCGACAACGGCTCGCCAAGGATTGGTTGCTGTTGCTGGAATCCACCGGGGAAGGGATTTATGGCATCGACCGACAAGGTCGCTGCACATTCATCAATTCAGCCGCGGCGCGCATGCTGGGATATCTCCCGGACGAGCTCCTCGGCCAAGATATGCATGAGCGCATCCATCACTCGTTCCAGGATGGCAGGGCATATCCCCATTCGGACTGTCGCATCGAGGAGACGCTCGAATACGGGAAAGGCCAGAAGGTCGATGATGAAGTCTACTGGCGCAAGGACGGGACGGCCTTTCAGATCGAATACTCCTCCTTCCCTGTCCTGGAGCAGAACCGTATCACAGGGGCCGTGGTGGTGTTTCTTGACATCACCGCACGCAAACGGGCCGAGCAACAACTGACCTTCTCGCACGATCAACTCAGAAAGCTGAGCGCCCGGCTGGAATCGGTACGGGAGGAGGAACGTATTTTCATTGCCCGTGAGATCCATGACGAATTGGGGCAAGCGTTGACCGGCGTGAAACTCGAACTCTGCCTGTTACGCGACCAGATCTCCGACGTCTCTCCTGCGATGCTACCAAGACTGGAGTCGATTTCCACGCTGGTCGACGGCACGATCCAGTCGGTCCGACGCATCGCCACAGAATTACGCCCTGTGGTCCTCGACCAACTCGGCCTCATTCCTGCCATCGAATGGCAGGCCCATGAATTTCAAACACGCACCGGGATCCAATGCACACTCGACGTCTGCCTTCGCGCGGTCACGTTGTCTCATGCCGGCTCGACGGCCATGTTCAGGATTTTCCAGGAGATCCTCACCAATGTGGCTCGCCATGCTCAAGCGTCCGTCGTCCATATCACCCTTCAAGAGCAGGCCGGCAGCCTTGTCCTGGAGGTGCGTGACAACGGACGTGGTGTCACCGATGCTGAATTGTCCGACCCACGTTCCCTGGGCTTAGTAGGAATGCGGGAGCGAGCCTTGCTGCTGGGAGGTGAAACCCTCTTTTCATGGAGTCCCGGCAGAGGCACGACGGTA
- a CDS encoding response regulator gives MTPELVKPIEILLVEDNPGDVRLTMEALKEAKVVNHLTVLKDGEEALTYLRRQGSYANATRPHLILLDLNLPRKDGREVLAQIKAEEPLKRIPVVVLTTSDDEQDVLKSYNLHANCYITKPVDLDQFIRVVRSIEDFWLGIVVLPVPPQNGTR, from the coding sequence ATGACACCTGAGTTGGTCAAGCCCATCGAGATTCTACTGGTTGAGGATAACCCCGGCGATGTTCGCCTGACCATGGAAGCGTTGAAGGAAGCCAAGGTCGTGAACCATCTGACCGTGCTGAAAGACGGTGAGGAAGCCTTGACCTATCTGCGCCGGCAGGGATCCTACGCCAACGCGACGCGCCCCCACCTCATCCTGCTCGACTTGAATCTGCCTCGAAAAGACGGTCGAGAGGTGTTAGCTCAAATCAAAGCCGAGGAGCCGCTCAAACGCATTCCGGTAGTCGTGCTGACGACCTCGGACGACGAACAGGATGTCCTGAAGAGCTACAACCTTCACGCCAACTGCTATATCACGAAGCCGGTCGATCTCGATCAGTTCATTCGAGTGGTGCGATCCATCGAAGATTTCTGGCTCGGGATCGTCGTGCTGCCGGTCCCACCACAAAACGGAACCAGGTGA
- a CDS encoding ATP-binding protein, which translates to MMDTGLNNAPTKAGAVSDSSRSTQGGLPLVLLLCFVIATALGLYALSFLRGVLVSERGRELAMNAATVADTLDRVMFERYGDIQLFAKDGILRDGTQPQQTARLLDYKQLYQYYSWLGVADERGQLLAATDTLPAQGTQGLNPESFELVRRTGQIHFEDMRPSSTSQRTMAIGFTAPIYGPKGEFRGVVATRVPFENLQPIFEQEGRLRYGTLAYDWLLLDREGTILSEKERPSNLNSSPVKVELPSQAQAVADRDHPGFIQETHRRRGNAVVTGYAWTRGYRNFHGFDWLVLFRLDRDQVYAPVDRLIWMVGGIGLLVILPLTGYGIWVSWELGRERNDLVEARHKLEESVAELGRSNADLQQFAYVASHDLQEPLRMVSSYTQLIAKRYKGKLDADADEFIAFAVDGANRMQRLIQDLLAYSRVKTGGRQFEPTAMETVLKAALANLTNAVAESHAVITHDSLPAVMGDEKQLAQLFQNLLSNAVKFRGPQPLHIHISAKQADGEWLFAVRDNGIGIDPEYADRIFVIFQRLHTREEYPGTGIGLAICKKIVERHGGRMWVESDRGKGATFYFTLRDEAPAPSTQRLNR; encoded by the coding sequence ATGATGGACACCGGGCTGAACAACGCCCCCACCAAAGCTGGCGCCGTATCAGACAGCAGCAGATCGACCCAAGGGGGCCTCCCGTTGGTCCTACTCCTCTGTTTTGTCATTGCGACGGCACTGGGGCTCTATGCGTTGTCGTTCCTGCGGGGGGTGCTGGTCTCGGAACGGGGCAGAGAATTGGCCATGAATGCCGCCACGGTCGCAGATACCCTCGACCGCGTCATGTTCGAACGGTACGGCGATATCCAACTATTTGCGAAGGACGGCATCCTGCGGGACGGCACCCAACCTCAACAGACCGCCCGGCTCCTGGACTATAAACAACTCTATCAATATTACTCCTGGCTGGGAGTCGCGGATGAGCGCGGGCAACTCCTGGCCGCCACCGACACGTTGCCCGCGCAGGGCACGCAAGGCTTGAACCCCGAGTCGTTTGAGTTGGTGCGAAGGACAGGGCAGATTCACTTTGAAGACATGCGCCCCTCCTCCACCTCGCAGAGAACGATGGCCATCGGGTTCACGGCGCCGATCTATGGCCCCAAAGGGGAGTTTCGTGGGGTGGTGGCCACACGAGTGCCCTTTGAGAATCTTCAGCCGATTTTCGAGCAGGAAGGCAGGCTGCGATACGGAACGTTGGCCTACGACTGGCTGCTGCTCGACCGAGAGGGGACGATCCTCAGCGAAAAAGAGCGACCCTCGAATCTGAACAGCAGTCCGGTGAAGGTAGAGTTGCCTTCGCAAGCCCAAGCCGTCGCCGATCGGGACCACCCCGGTTTCATACAAGAAACCCATCGTCGTCGAGGAAACGCCGTCGTCACCGGCTATGCATGGACCCGAGGGTATCGTAACTTTCACGGATTCGACTGGCTGGTCTTGTTTCGCTTGGACCGCGACCAGGTCTACGCCCCGGTCGATCGACTGATATGGATGGTGGGAGGAATCGGATTACTGGTCATCCTCCCCCTCACCGGCTACGGCATCTGGGTCTCGTGGGAACTGGGACGCGAGAGAAATGACCTGGTCGAGGCGCGACACAAGTTAGAGGAGTCCGTAGCGGAACTCGGCCGTTCTAATGCCGACCTCCAACAGTTCGCCTATGTGGCGTCGCACGACTTGCAGGAACCCCTCCGCATGGTGAGCAGCTATACGCAACTCATCGCAAAGCGTTACAAGGGAAAACTCGATGCGGATGCAGATGAATTTATCGCCTTTGCCGTGGACGGCGCCAATCGCATGCAACGGCTCATTCAAGACCTCTTGGCCTATTCGCGAGTCAAAACGGGAGGCCGACAATTCGAACCGACCGCCATGGAGACAGTCCTCAAAGCTGCGCTGGCCAACCTCACGAACGCTGTCGCGGAGAGCCACGCCGTCATCACCCACGACTCGTTGCCGGCGGTGATGGGTGATGAAAAACAATTGGCGCAACTGTTCCAAAATCTGCTGAGCAATGCCGTCAAATTCAGAGGCCCACAACCGCTGCACATACACATCTCCGCGAAGCAAGCCGACGGCGAATGGTTGTTTGCCGTTCGCGATAACGGCATCGGCATCGATCCAGAATATGCGGATCGGATTTTTGTCATTTTTCAGCGTCTCCACACGAGAGAAGAGTACCCGGGGACCGGCATCGGTCTGGCTATTTGCAAGAAGATCGTCGAACGGCATGGCGGACGTATGTGGGTAGAATCCGACCGCGGCAAGGGAGCGACGTTTTATTTCACCCTGCGCGATGAAGCCCCCGCCCCATCGACGCAGAGGCTCAATCGCTAA
- the arfB gene encoding alternative ribosome rescue aminoacyl-tRNA hydrolase ArfB, which yields MYRCTHLIDSHPVSQVGFLHFLVRSLTAMLSISTHVTIPDEELELTAVRAQGAGGQHVNKVSSAIHLRFNILASSLPPFYKERLLALRDHRISRDGTIVIKAQDSRSQERNRVLALERLQELIRSVAVVRPPRRPTKPTKGSTKRRLDSKTKRARLKSLRGRPDEQ from the coding sequence ATGTACCGGTGTACTCACTTGATTGACTCCCACCCTGTCTCCCAAGTAGGGTTTCTTCACTTTCTGGTGCGGAGCCTGACCGCTATGTTGTCGATTTCAACGCATGTGACCATCCCGGACGAGGAACTCGAATTGACTGCTGTACGGGCGCAAGGCGCCGGTGGGCAGCATGTCAACAAGGTGTCCTCCGCGATCCATCTTCGATTCAATATTCTCGCGTCCTCCCTTCCGCCGTTCTACAAAGAGCGGTTGCTGGCCTTGCGGGACCATAGGATTTCGCGTGACGGCACAATTGTGATTAAGGCGCAGGACTCACGGAGCCAGGAGCGCAATCGTGTGTTGGCGTTAGAGCGTTTGCAGGAGTTAATTCGGTCAGTGGCGGTGGTGCGTCCGCCGCGTCGTCCGACGAAACCGACCAAGGGATCGACCAAGAGAAGATTGGACAGCAAGACGAAACGGGCCCGTCTGAAATCGTTGCGGGGACGGCCGGATGAGCAGTAG
- a CDS encoding RNA-binding protein: MGTKLYVGGLPYAATESQLSNLFSAHGTVESARVITDKFTGQSRGFGFVEMSTAEEAKAAITALNGSDMDGRQLTVNEAKPQEARSGGGGGGGGRFGGGENRGGRSRF, encoded by the coding sequence ATGGGTACTAAATTGTATGTCGGCGGACTGCCGTATGCTGCCACTGAATCGCAACTGAGCAACTTGTTTTCTGCTCACGGCACCGTTGAATCGGCGCGCGTGATCACGGACAAGTTCACCGGGCAATCACGCGGCTTCGGCTTCGTGGAAATGTCCACGGCAGAAGAAGCGAAGGCAGCCATCACGGCATTGAACGGCTCGGACATGGATGGCCGGCAGCTCACCGTCAATGAAGCGAAGCCGCAAGAAGCTCGCTCCGGTGGCGGCGGCGGCGGGGGTGGACGGTTCGGCGGCGGTGAAAACCGCGGCGGACGCAGCCGCTTCTAA
- a CDS encoding acyl-CoA desaturase yields MQQIAPSTVPTDIVHRIHHKFWTYLLFWSVIAGSVIAVPAYGLIYGYSWLDWTMFAILYVVTGLGITVGYHRLLTHRSFECPDWVKGCLLVAGGWALQNSGAKWTADHLRHHAHCDDPADPYNAKRGFWYSHCGWLLNPVPCNDERFGSRVMQDRVAMWQHRYYAAIVLIGLALPFVIGFLHNGWKGGIGGFMLAGVGRTFAVLNSTFCINSVCHLWGDQPYGTADSSRNSWFVSLLTFGEGYHNYHHTYPSDYRNGPLWYNFDPSKWLIYTLWKLGLASSLRTASSGH; encoded by the coding sequence ATGCAACAAATCGCCCCGAGTACGGTTCCTACCGACATCGTCCATCGGATTCATCATAAGTTCTGGACCTACCTTTTATTCTGGTCGGTGATCGCAGGGTCCGTGATTGCAGTCCCGGCCTATGGGTTGATCTATGGCTACTCCTGGTTGGATTGGACCATGTTCGCCATCCTCTATGTGGTCACCGGGCTAGGAATTACCGTGGGCTACCACCGGCTGCTGACCCATCGCAGTTTTGAATGTCCCGATTGGGTGAAGGGCTGTCTATTGGTAGCGGGGGGCTGGGCGCTGCAAAACTCGGGGGCGAAATGGACCGCTGATCATTTGCGCCACCATGCGCACTGCGACGATCCCGCTGATCCTTACAATGCCAAACGGGGGTTCTGGTATAGCCACTGTGGCTGGCTGCTGAATCCGGTGCCGTGCAACGACGAACGATTCGGTTCCCGCGTCATGCAGGACCGGGTCGCCATGTGGCAACACCGTTACTATGCGGCGATCGTCCTCATCGGTCTGGCACTCCCCTTTGTCATCGGCTTCTTGCATAACGGCTGGAAGGGCGGTATCGGTGGCTTCATGCTGGCCGGCGTCGGACGCACCTTTGCCGTTCTGAACTCCACCTTCTGCATTAACTCCGTCTGTCACCTATGGGGCGATCAGCCATACGGGACGGCCGACTCCAGCCGCAACTCCTGGTTTGTTTCTCTGTTGACCTTCGGCGAGGGCTATCACAACTACCATCACACCTATCCGAGCGACTATCGCAACGGGCCGCTCTGGTATAACTTTGACCCGTCGAAGTGGTTGATCTACACCTTGTGGAAATTGGGCCTCGCCTCCTCACTCCGGACCGCCTCATCCGGTCACTGA
- a CDS encoding PilZ domain-containing protein — MDGTAGQESFSVDLRQHPRLRVQAPFVCSFSWLGLAKWLGRGGDGIGVVFDVSMRGAKVMSEAGIQRGDRVSVTLSLPNQVSPMTVEEATVRWEREQVCGLEFVDLSPVAEMRLRKFMTIATKPTS; from the coding sequence ATGGATGGCACTGCGGGACAGGAATCATTCTCCGTCGATCTGCGTCAACACCCACGCTTGCGCGTTCAGGCACCGTTCGTGTGTTCCTTCTCCTGGCTAGGCTTGGCCAAATGGCTTGGCCGCGGGGGCGACGGCATCGGAGTTGTATTCGATGTGTCGATGCGAGGGGCCAAAGTGATGAGCGAGGCAGGTATTCAGCGCGGCGATCGGGTGTCGGTGACGCTTTCTCTGCCCAATCAGGTGTCGCCGATGACGGTGGAGGAAGCGACGGTGCGTTGGGAGAGGGAGCAGGTCTGCGGACTCGAGTTTGTCGATCTGTCCCCGGTGGCCGAGATGCGCCTGCGAAAGTTTATGACGATCGCGACGAAACCGACCTCCTAA
- the lpxL gene encoding LpxL/LpxP family Kdo(2)-lipid IV(A) lauroyl/palmitoleoyl acyltransferase, producing MSSTNTRKKRPRPHNSYHPLYWPTWVGLGLFRLLSMLPYRWQLAFGRQCGRLLHGLLTNRRDIVRINLAVCFPQQSSAERNQVALHCFESMGMGVLEIAMAWWAKDPRAYCECTIKGLEHIHEALRLGRGVLLCGAHLHAAELAGRFMALEQPVAIVYRPQNDVVAETVANRCRSRYYSELIQHRDMRGILRALAKNQVVWYAPDIDAGSKRSVFAPFFGVQAASLTATSRLAKVSGAAVVPCFYYRRADRSGYDIEVGKALDHFPSGDMVSDAARINRLIEGAVLRVPEQYFWQHRRFKSRPPGEPPIYQR from the coding sequence ATGTCCAGTACGAATACACGAAAGAAGCGGCCCCGGCCGCATAATTCTTACCACCCGCTGTATTGGCCCACCTGGGTCGGTCTGGGTTTGTTCCGCTTGCTGTCCATGCTTCCCTATCGATGGCAACTCGCGTTTGGGCGACAGTGTGGGCGCCTATTGCACGGGCTCCTGACCAATCGGCGCGATATTGTGCGGATAAACTTGGCGGTGTGTTTTCCCCAGCAGTCATCAGCCGAGCGGAACCAGGTCGCCCTGCACTGTTTCGAGTCGATGGGAATGGGTGTGTTGGAGATCGCCATGGCCTGGTGGGCGAAGGATCCCCGCGCCTATTGTGAATGCACGATCAAGGGGTTGGAACATATTCATGAGGCCCTCCGCTTGGGCCGTGGTGTGTTGCTCTGCGGCGCTCATTTGCATGCGGCGGAACTAGCCGGTCGGTTTATGGCGTTGGAGCAGCCGGTGGCGATCGTGTACCGACCCCAAAACGACGTAGTGGCGGAAACCGTCGCGAATCGATGCCGGAGCCGGTACTATTCGGAGTTGATCCAGCATCGGGATATGCGAGGGATCCTGCGGGCGTTAGCCAAAAATCAAGTGGTGTGGTATGCGCCCGATATCGATGCAGGTTCGAAACGGAGCGTGTTTGCTCCATTCTTTGGCGTGCAGGCCGCGTCATTAACTGCCACCTCGAGGTTGGCGAAGGTGAGCGGGGCTGCGGTGGTGCCCTGCTTTTACTACCGCAGAGCCGATCGATCGGGCTATGACATCGAGGTGGGGAAAGCCCTCGACCACTTCCCATCCGGTGACATGGTTTCGGACGCCGCACGAATCAACCGGTTGATCGAGGGCGCTGTCCTTCGAGTGCCGGAACAATATTTTTGGCAGCACCGCCGGTTCAAGAGCCGTCCCCCCGGTGAACCACCCATCTATCAGCGGTGA
- a CDS encoding PilZ domain-containing protein, producing MEDTKTLRKSRRVATDCRLEFIGEDEVDGEAEVLDLSCTGCMAKSDSPMQPGFLMKVSVFLSDGHEWPIRVEEAVVRWARGGEFGLEFLSMRPPQLQRIQQYIIKTRPVS from the coding sequence GTGGAGGATACGAAAACATTACGCAAGTCGCGTCGAGTGGCCACCGACTGTCGCCTGGAATTCATCGGCGAGGATGAGGTGGATGGAGAGGCCGAGGTCCTGGACCTCTCCTGTACCGGTTGTATGGCGAAGTCGGACAGTCCGATGCAACCGGGATTTCTCATGAAAGTGTCCGTGTTCTTGTCGGATGGGCATGAGTGGCCGATTCGTGTGGAGGAGGCGGTCGTTCGTTGGGCGCGGGGTGGGGAGTTCGGCCTGGAGTTCCTCAGCATGCGTCCCCCGCAGCTCCAGCGTATTCAGCAGTACATCATCAAGACCAGGCCCGTGTCATAA
- a CDS encoding ABC transporter permease, with translation MIEWVGRKTIAGYAYVASLATLFTQAVLDLVLPTQQGRRDTLWVIVRQILFTGVDALPVTTVIALLLGIIIVTQAGTQLPKLGAGGLVGGIIVVTVVRELGPLITAFIVVGRSGTAIATELGNMSVTREVVALRLMGISISRFVIMPRMVGMVLSMLCLTLYFDVVAVLGGYLVADAQLTIPFYAFVESITKALSTTDVLMTAIKGLSFGSAVAAVCCYHGLAVRSSFTEVPQQTTRAVINSFVLCLLIDVAVTVPLYV, from the coding sequence ATGATCGAGTGGGTCGGGCGCAAGACCATCGCGGGTTATGCGTACGTGGCGTCGCTGGCTACGCTCTTCACGCAGGCGGTATTGGATCTGGTGCTGCCGACGCAGCAAGGACGTCGGGACACGTTATGGGTGATCGTTCGGCAGATTCTGTTCACCGGGGTGGATGCCTTGCCGGTGACGACCGTGATTGCACTCTTGCTCGGCATCATCATTGTGACTCAAGCAGGGACGCAACTGCCCAAGCTTGGGGCCGGCGGGTTGGTCGGCGGCATTATCGTCGTGACCGTGGTTCGTGAATTGGGTCCGTTGATCACCGCCTTCATTGTGGTCGGGCGGTCCGGGACGGCCATCGCCACCGAGTTGGGCAATATGTCCGTGACACGCGAGGTGGTGGCGCTCCGGCTCATGGGTATTTCGATCAGCCGATTTGTCATCATGCCTCGGATGGTCGGCATGGTGCTCTCGATGCTCTGTCTGACCCTATATTTTGATGTGGTGGCGGTATTGGGCGGCTACCTGGTCGCGGATGCACAGCTGACCATCCCGTTTTATGCCTTCGTGGAGAGTATCACCAAAGCGTTGTCGACAACCGATGTGCTGATGACCGCCATCAAAGGCTTATCGTTCGGGTCGGCCGTGGCGGCCGTCTGTTGTTACCATGGCCTGGCGGTGCGGTCATCGTTCACCGAAGTGCCGCAGCAAACGACTCGGGCGGTGATCAATTCATTCGTCCTCTGCCTGTTGATCGATGTCGCTGTCACGGTGCCGTTGTATGTATGA
- a CDS encoding ATP-binding cassette domain-containing protein: MSEATLVFEQVRTPMSGSPHHLEADLSIAAGQFVAVVGPSRSGKSLIVELAAGLVRPESGRVMLLGQDWSHATEREETPLRIRVGTVLQQPGLLSNMTVFNNVLLPLRYHRGALSDRDRAQVVMAELAQLGLSAIRDRFPAELNHGEVRRAAIARALILDPEVLLLDDPVAGLDAELVVLLKRYLEARRARQALTIVAALRASSPFMEGVDRLLVLRDGRVVADGAREAVLVAVPDTLRMYVA; this comes from the coding sequence ATGAGTGAGGCAACCCTTGTGTTCGAGCAAGTCCGTACGCCGATGTCCGGGAGCCCTCACCACTTGGAGGCGGATCTGAGTATTGCCGCGGGGCAATTTGTGGCGGTGGTGGGTCCGAGTCGTTCGGGAAAGAGTCTGATTGTCGAGCTTGCGGCAGGATTGGTCCGGCCGGAATCCGGCCGGGTGATGCTGTTGGGCCAGGACTGGAGTCATGCGACGGAGCGTGAAGAGACTCCCCTGCGGATTCGAGTGGGGACGGTGCTTCAACAACCGGGATTGTTGAGCAATATGACGGTGTTCAACAACGTCCTGCTGCCGCTCCGGTACCATCGTGGAGCCCTGTCCGATCGTGATCGGGCCCAGGTTGTGATGGCGGAGTTGGCGCAGTTGGGGTTGAGTGCGATACGGGATCGGTTTCCGGCTGAACTTAATCACGGTGAAGTGCGCAGGGCGGCTATTGCGCGTGCCTTGATTTTGGACCCAGAGGTGCTGCTGCTGGATGATCCTGTCGCCGGCTTGGACGCGGAGCTGGTGGTGCTGCTCAAGCGGTACCTCGAAGCACGCAGGGCTCGCCAGGCTCTGACGATTGTGGCGGCGTTGCGTGCCTCGTCGCCGTTCATGGAGGGTGTGGATCGGCTGCTCGTGCTGCGTGACGGCCGAGTCGTGGCCGATGGGGCACGCGAGGCGGTGCTCGTCGCCGTTCCTGATACGCTCAGAATGTATGTGGCATAG
- a CDS encoding MlaD family protein, which yields MHYSHRLSSGRLAQIVGTFVLIPVLILAVAGFWMSKTEQLFESKYQLSASLSKSYGLEPGAPVVVSGIRIGRVKQVDLNDRGTVDLLLQLSTRYQDMVRSNSELRITKSGVVVGQTQVDIGAGTASSPTLTDGETIRVVEPRDIGDLLNEVEPVLMAVKQTLLRVETITQDLQGGLKAGGKALEQVALATQDLPAVVASVQRTITSVEQTATALPAMTGSIQRTLGVVDRVTADVQRTTSRLPAILDSAQSTLISVKRLSDSVGEISQELRPVVQTAETTLGDVSTLVRGAKQTFPFNRFTQNAGPAPKPPADSSPTGPSSLRGDQVHR from the coding sequence ATGCATTATTCCCATCGACTATCCAGTGGGCGATTGGCCCAAATTGTCGGAACGTTCGTTCTGATTCCCGTCCTGATTTTGGCGGTGGCTGGCTTTTGGATGTCGAAAACGGAGCAGCTGTTCGAGTCGAAATATCAGTTGTCGGCCAGCCTCAGCAAGTCGTATGGCTTGGAGCCCGGCGCGCCGGTTGTCGTATCCGGGATTCGGATCGGGCGGGTAAAACAGGTGGATCTCAATGACCGAGGGACGGTTGATCTATTACTGCAATTGTCGACCCGCTATCAGGACATGGTGCGAAGCAACTCGGAACTCCGTATCACTAAGAGTGGTGTCGTGGTGGGGCAGACGCAAGTTGATATCGGGGCGGGTACCGCCAGCAGCCCGACGTTGACCGACGGCGAGACGATTCGGGTTGTTGAACCGCGGGACATCGGAGACCTCCTCAACGAAGTGGAGCCGGTGCTCATGGCCGTGAAGCAGACGCTCTTGCGTGTGGAAACCATCACTCAAGACCTGCAGGGTGGACTGAAAGCCGGCGGCAAGGCGTTGGAGCAGGTCGCGTTGGCCACTCAGGACTTGCCGGCGGTGGTGGCGTCCGTGCAGCGAACGATAACCTCCGTGGAGCAAACGGCGACGGCGCTACCTGCCATGACCGGCTCGATCCAGCGTACGCTGGGCGTGGTGGATCGTGTCACAGCGGATGTGCAACGGACCACCAGCCGTTTGCCGGCCATCTTGGATAGTGCCCAATCCACACTCATCAGCGTGAAGCGGCTGTCTGATTCGGTGGGAGAGATCAGCCAAGAGCTGCGTCCCGTTGTCCAGACCGCCGAGACTACGTTGGGAGATGTGTCGACGCTGGTCCGTGGCGCCAAGCAGACATTTCCGTTTAACCGGTTTACCCAGAATGCCGGGCCGGCGCCGAAGCCGCCGGCGGACTCGTCTCCGACCGGGCCATCGAGCTTACGCGGGGATCAAGTGCACCGATGA